One genomic segment of Acanthochromis polyacanthus isolate Apoly-LR-REF ecotype Palm Island chromosome 9, KAUST_Apoly_ChrSc, whole genome shotgun sequence includes these proteins:
- the LOC127535543 gene encoding uncharacterized protein LOC127535543, whose amino-acid sequence MDPTTVAVLKAANISTELLPSLSKVDLRDLFPGPEHFFRRKAIWRTTHGENECEELEQPHPGTSSGTYDGATIPTTPNALSTPSSFPAPVPSSKPGDSASRTVQLQSPQYVVYTDTELELSRTTFFEKQRAGQEEDFTLSKELRCRIIRNTVTSMIAIKRAAGDDFRYPSSRELTAMAQRLIVYYPMLRDRSAASGAEWESVKKQLLRRVQNVTTPKKKQGATPSRKRRLAISFESSSHGSPTDDSGSNASTLSLETSPQSGGTSLEAEQVDGPETTDSPQNQARHYKVLQELYKSKPRPNKKDVAQLLDLEYQARRAYIDSDVLKEHDRPTKILQAYPCFREVDHIMDELQRILNQGNPHFIPELKNRWKTFCEKIQFYGVFKKVMRPPLADKVKRGVAMMKALPDVFPSPIAPPKKLGHASEAILHILSLWKTPTLS is encoded by the exons ATGGATCCTACAACAGTTGCAGTATTGAAAG ctgctaaTATTAGCACAGAATTGCTTCCCAGTCTGTCTAAGGTGGACTTGCGTGACCTCTTTCCGGGGCCTGAGCACTTTTTCCGAAGGAAAGCCATTTGGAGGACCACTCATGGTGAAAATGAG tgtgaagAACTGGAGCAGCCTCACCCAGGCACCTCCTCTGGAACTTATGATGGTGCCACAATTCCAACTACCCCAAACGCTTTGTCCACTCCTTCTTCCTTCCCTGCACCTGTCCCCTCTTCAAAGCCAGGAGACAGTGCCAGCAGAACTGTACAGCTTCAAAGTCCACAATATGTTgtatacacagacacagagctgGAGCTGTCAAGAACCAccttttttgaaaaacagcGTGCTGGACAAGAAGAAGACTTCACACTCTCCAAAGAGCTTCGCTGTCGCATAATAAGGAACACAGTAACAAGCATGATCGCCATAAAGAGAGCTGCAGGCGATGACTTCCGATATCCAAGTAGCCGTGAGCTAACTGCGATGGCTCAGCGTCTGATTGTATACTACCCAATGCTGCGGGACAGGTCTGCAGCCAGTGGAGCTGAGTGG GAATCTGTGAAGAAGCAGCTTTTGAGAagggtccaaaatgtgacaacccCCAAAAAGAAGCAGGGAGCAACTCCTTCAAGAAAGAGGCGACTGGCCATCAGCTTTGAGAGCAGCAGCCATGGGTCACCCACTGATGACAGCGGGTCCAATGCTTCAACTTTGAGCTTGGAAACATCACCGCAGTCTGGAGGCACTTCCCTGGAGGCTGAACAGGTGGATG GGCCTGAAACTACTGACAGCCCACAGAACCAGGCCAGACACTACAAAGTTCTGCAGGAGCTATACAAATCCAAGCCCAGGCCCAACAAGAAGGATGTTGCCCAGCTGTTGGACCTGGAATACCAAGCAAGACGGGCTTACATCGACTCTGATGTTCTGAAGGAGCACGACAGACCTACCAAGATTCTTCAAGCATATCCCTGCTTCAGAGAAGTGGATCAT ataatggatgaactGCAGCGGATCCTCAATCAAGGAAACCCCCACTTCATACCTGAACTGAAGAACCGCTGGAAGACCTTTTGTGAGAAGATCCAGTTTTATGGCGTTTTCAAAAAAGTCATGAGACCTCCACTGGCTGATAAAG taaagcGAGGGGTTGCGATGATGAAAGCTTTGCCAGACGTCTTCCCATCACCCATTGCTCCACCCAAGAAGTTGGGGCATGCAAGTGAGGCCATTCTTCACATCTTGAg tctgtgGAAGACCCCAACGCTTTCCTGA